The Pseudoalteromonas aliena SW19 genome includes a region encoding these proteins:
- the astA gene encoding arginine N-succinyltransferase yields MQVLRPITANDFDALKQIAIESGHGFTSLPVDDAQLKEKIERAETSFAKNVNQPLDESYLFVLEDSETGKVVGTTAIEAAVGLSVPLYHYHLGKTVHHSPTLNVYNTVDILSMCNDYTGCSEICTLFLRENSRKGLTGRFLSRSRFLFMAQHSERFADTVIAEMRGVSDEDGHSPFWQWLQEHFFSIEFPEADHLVGLGDKVFISELMPKYPIYVNLLSKKAQAVIGHVHEKTKPALKLLEKEGFEHRGYVDLFDAGPTVEAKLGNIRSIRDSQVCPITIGELDHISQNSSDTLAVCNQGVSGFRATFTKDAHYNHAKHTLVISQEVANALNLSQGDAARFFRL; encoded by the coding sequence ATGCAAGTATTACGTCCTATTACTGCCAATGATTTTGACGCGCTTAAACAAATTGCGATTGAATCAGGCCATGGATTTACCTCTTTACCTGTGGACGACGCACAACTTAAAGAAAAAATTGAACGTGCTGAAACAAGCTTTGCTAAGAATGTTAATCAACCACTCGATGAAAGCTATTTATTTGTTTTAGAAGACAGTGAAACAGGTAAAGTAGTTGGTACAACTGCTATTGAAGCCGCAGTAGGCTTATCGGTGCCTTTATATCATTATCATTTAGGTAAAACGGTACACCACTCACCTACTTTAAATGTATATAACACTGTCGACATTTTAAGCATGTGTAACGACTACACAGGTTGCTCTGAAATATGCACATTGTTTTTGCGCGAAAACAGCCGCAAAGGTTTAACGGGTCGCTTTTTATCACGTTCACGCTTTTTATTTATGGCTCAACATAGCGAGCGTTTTGCCGACACTGTTATCGCTGAAATGCGTGGTGTTAGCGACGAAGACGGTCACTCGCCTTTTTGGCAATGGCTGCAAGAGCACTTTTTTAGTATCGAATTTCCAGAAGCGGATCACTTAGTGGGCTTAGGCGATAAGGTATTTATTAGCGAGTTAATGCCTAAATACCCTATTTATGTAAATTTGCTTAGCAAAAAAGCCCAAGCAGTTATCGGCCATGTGCATGAAAAAACAAAACCTGCGCTAAAATTATTAGAAAAAGAAGGGTTTGAGCACAGAGGCTACGTTGACTTATTTGACGCAGGCCCAACGGTTGAAGCAAAGCTTGGTAATATTCGCAGTATTCGCGACTCTCAAGTTTGCCCTATTACTATTGGTGAGCTTGATCACATTTCGCAAAATAGCTCTGATACGCTGGCTGTATGTAATCAAGGCGTGAGTGGCTTTAGAGCAACATTTACCAAAGATGCACATTACAATCATGCAAAACATACCCTCGTTATTAGCCAAGAGGTGGCTAATGCGCTTAATTTGAGCCAAGGAGATGCAGCGCGATTCTTTCGCTTGTAA
- a CDS encoding aspartate aminotransferase family protein codes for MQVTRDLFNDVMVPNYNPSAVIPVRGEGSRVWDQNNNEFIDFAGGIAVNCLGHCHPALVKALKEQGEKIWHLSNVMTNEPALRLAKKMVDATFAEKVYFANSGAEANEAALKLARRFALDVHGTEKTQIIAFNKGFHGRTFFTVTVGGQAAYSDGFGPKPADIVHCDFNDIAAFEALISDKTCAVMMEPLQGEGGIISPTDDFAKKVRELCTKHNALLIFDEVQTGVGRTGDLYAYEGLKVVPDILTTAKALGGGFPIGAMITTTEIAAHLKIGTHGSTYGGNPLACAVAEAAFDTVNTPGVLNGVKEREQLFRDGLNAINEKYNVFSEVRGKGLLIGAVLNEQFAGRARDFLVASANNGLMNLVAGMDVIRFTPSLVIPFEDIKEGLARFEKAVSDVVNG; via the coding sequence ATGCAAGTAACTAGAGATTTATTCAACGATGTAATGGTACCAAACTATAATCCTTCAGCGGTTATCCCTGTTCGTGGTGAAGGTTCTCGCGTGTGGGATCAAAACAACAATGAATTTATTGATTTTGCCGGTGGTATTGCCGTTAACTGTTTAGGTCATTGCCACCCAGCACTAGTTAAAGCATTAAAAGAGCAAGGTGAAAAAATTTGGCACTTATCAAACGTAATGACTAACGAGCCTGCGCTTCGTTTAGCTAAAAAAATGGTCGATGCGACTTTTGCTGAAAAAGTGTATTTTGCAAATTCAGGCGCTGAAGCAAACGAAGCAGCGCTTAAACTAGCGCGTCGTTTTGCATTAGATGTACACGGCACTGAAAAAACACAAATTATCGCCTTTAATAAAGGCTTCCACGGCCGTACGTTCTTTACAGTAACCGTGGGCGGGCAAGCCGCTTATTCAGATGGTTTTGGCCCAAAACCTGCTGACATAGTGCATTGTGATTTTAACGACATTGCTGCATTCGAAGCGCTGATCAGCGATAAAACATGTGCCGTTATGATGGAACCATTACAAGGTGAAGGCGGTATAATCTCACCAACAGATGACTTTGCTAAAAAAGTACGAGAGCTGTGTACTAAACATAACGCATTACTCATTTTTGATGAAGTACAAACAGGTGTTGGCCGCACGGGCGATTTATACGCGTACGAAGGTTTAAAGGTTGTACCTGACATTTTAACAACGGCAAAAGCACTTGGCGGTGGTTTTCCTATTGGTGCAATGATCACCACAACTGAGATTGCAGCTCACTTAAAAATTGGTACACACGGCTCAACGTATGGTGGTAACCCACTTGCATGTGCGGTTGCAGAAGCCGCATTTGATACTGTAAATACGCCTGGCGTACTAAATGGTGTTAAAGAGCGCGAGCAGTTATTCCGTGACGGTTTAAACGCTATTAACGAAAAGTACAACGTATTTAGTGAAGTACGCGGTAAAGGCTTATTAATTGGCGCGGTATTGAATGAGCAGTTTGCCGGACGCGCTCGCGACTTTTTAGTAGCAAGTGCTAACAATGGCTTAATGAACTTAGTGGCGGGTATGGATGTGATCCGCTTTACACCATCTTTAGTTATTCCGTTTGAAGATATTAAAGAAGGCTTAGCGCGCTTTGAAAAAGCCGTTAGCGATGTAGTAAACGGTTAA
- a CDS encoding Lrp/AsnC family transcriptional regulator: MITPQDEKLLSILKTNARASISDLARLLNLSRSTVQSRMLKLEENGVIKGYSVDYGDDYLSKMVSAHVSIKVKQKLTTKTNLELKQIDAISQLYAISGEFDLIAVVQAQNLEQLSHLLDDIGNLDGVERTTSSVILETKFKR, encoded by the coding sequence ATGATAACTCCACAAGACGAAAAGCTATTATCGATACTAAAAACAAATGCCAGAGCGAGTATTTCGGATCTTGCTAGGCTGCTAAATTTATCACGCTCTACAGTGCAAAGTAGGATGTTGAAGTTAGAAGAAAATGGAGTCATTAAAGGTTACAGCGTCGATTATGGAGATGACTACCTAAGTAAGATGGTGTCGGCGCACGTGTCAATAAAGGTAAAGCAAAAGCTCACGACTAAAACTAATTTAGAACTAAAGCAAATTGATGCGATATCGCAGCTTTATGCCATAAGTGGTGAGTTTGATTTAATTGCCGTTGTCCAAGCGCAAAATTTAGAGCAACTGAGTCATTTACTTGATGATATTGGTAACCTTGATGGGGTGGAGCGCACAACATCATCTGTTATTTTAGAGACTAAGTTTAAACGCTAA